A single Streptomyces sp. Edi2 DNA region contains:
- a CDS encoding GNAT family N-acetyltransferase: MLTTTTIKVLEPGDLDDALAVLDRDPVANAFVAARVQVAGLDPWRLGGEMWGWYVGGRLESLCYAGANLVPVCATPEAVRGFAERARRQGRRCSSIVGPAESTAELWSLLEPSWGPAREIRAHQPLMVTTAPAAEIAPDPYVRRIRKNEMDLIMPACVAMFTEEVGISPMAGDGGLLYQARVAELVGSGRSFARIDNGKVIFKAEIGAATQRACQIQGVWVDPAYRGKGLSETGMAAVLRYALNDVAPVVSLYVNDFNTAARASYRRVGFEEVGAFMSVLF; encoded by the coding sequence GTGCTGACGACCACCACCATCAAGGTCCTCGAGCCCGGGGACCTCGACGATGCGCTCGCGGTCCTGGACCGCGACCCGGTCGCCAACGCCTTCGTCGCCGCCCGCGTCCAGGTCGCCGGCCTCGACCCCTGGCGGCTGGGCGGCGAGATGTGGGGCTGGTACGTCGGCGGCCGCCTGGAGTCGCTGTGTTACGCCGGCGCCAACCTCGTGCCGGTCTGCGCCACCCCCGAAGCCGTCCGCGGCTTCGCCGAACGCGCCCGCCGCCAGGGCCGCCGCTGCTCCTCCATCGTCGGCCCCGCCGAGTCCACCGCCGAGCTGTGGTCGCTCCTGGAGCCCTCCTGGGGACCGGCCCGCGAGATCCGCGCCCACCAGCCGCTGATGGTCACCACTGCACCGGCCGCCGAGATCGCCCCCGACCCCTACGTCCGGCGGATCCGCAAGAACGAGATGGACCTGATCATGCCCGCGTGCGTGGCCATGTTCACCGAAGAGGTCGGCATCTCCCCGATGGCCGGCGACGGCGGGCTCCTCTACCAGGCCCGGGTCGCCGAACTCGTCGGCTCAGGACGCTCCTTCGCCCGTATCGACAACGGCAAGGTCATCTTCAAGGCCGAGATCGGCGCCGCCACCCAGCGGGCCTGCCAGATCCAGGGCGTGTGGGTCGACCCCGCCTACCGCGGCAAGGGCCTGTCCGAGACCGGTATGGCCGCCGTGCTGCGCTACGCCCTCAACGACGTCGCCCCCGTCGTCAGCCTCTACGTCAACGACTTCAACACCGCCGCCCGCGCCTCCTACCGGCGGGTGGGCTTCGAGGAAGTCGGCGCGTTCATGAGCGTACTTTTCTGA
- a CDS encoding GNAT family N-acetyltransferase produces MDDVAVGPLDLAARVDDALAVQAVAFGLSAEETAVRRHIVLRHLTSPGARALGATTPAGRLVGFVYGMPNDRAHWWSTVVEPYLRGEGLDHWLDDSFTITELHVHPDYQHRGIGRTLITRITDGAAQPRSILSAIDTESPARRLYRSLGYQDIARRVLFPSAPTPYAVMGAPLPLKRP; encoded by the coding sequence ATGGATGACGTCGCGGTCGGCCCGCTTGATCTCGCTGCCCGCGTGGACGACGCGCTGGCCGTCCAGGCCGTCGCGTTCGGCCTGAGCGCCGAGGAGACCGCCGTCCGCCGGCACATCGTGCTCCGTCACCTCACCAGCCCCGGCGCCCGCGCCCTCGGCGCCACCACCCCCGCAGGCCGGCTGGTCGGCTTCGTCTACGGCATGCCCAACGACCGCGCCCACTGGTGGTCCACCGTTGTCGAGCCCTACCTCCGAGGCGAGGGCCTGGACCACTGGCTCGACGACTCCTTCACCATCACTGAGCTGCACGTCCACCCCGACTACCAGCACCGCGGCATCGGCCGGACACTGATCACCCGCATCACCGACGGCGCCGCCCAGCCACGCTCCATCCTCTCCGCCATCGACACCGAAAGCCCCGCCCGCCGCCTCTACCGCTCCCTCGGCTACCAGGACATCGCCCGCCGCGTCCTGTTCCCGAGCGCCCCCACCCCGTACGCGGTCATGGGCGCCCCCCTCCCCCTGAAACGCCCCTGA
- a CDS encoding proline--tRNA ligase: MAHAAQVQRMSRLMIKTLRDDPADAETASHKLLVRAGYVRRSSAGIWTWLPLGKKVLENVSRIVREEMDAIGGQEVLLPALLPKEPYEASGRWEEYGDLLFRLKDRKGADYLLGPTHEEIFTLTVKDQCTSYKDLPVILYQIQTKYRDEARPRSGVLRGREFQMKDSYSFDTTDEGLEQSYALHREAYTKIFQRLGLDYRIVSAVSGAMGGSASEEFLAPAAAGEDTFVDCPACDYAANTEAVTVKVEAADGSAHGPVEELDTPDTPTIETLAEHLGVPASATLKNLLVKVDGEIVAVGVPGHREVDLGKLGEHLAPATVELVTAEDFTDRPELVRGYVGPQGLAGKAFRYIADPRIAPGTAWVTGANKEGKHARNVVAGRDFEVDDYLDVVVVEPGDPCPKCGTGLKIDRAIEIGHIFQLGRKYADAFGLDVLGQNGKPARVTMGSYGIGVSRAVAALAEQTHDEKGLCWPREVAPADVLVVAAGKAKQTELALEAGEQLGAAGLRVLVDDRAGVSPGVKFTDAELLGVPTIVVAGRRAAEGVVEVKDRRTGEREELTVEEAVARLGA; the protein is encoded by the coding sequence ATGGCCCACGCCGCACAGGTCCAGCGCATGTCCCGCTTGATGATCAAGACACTGCGCGACGACCCGGCCGACGCCGAGACCGCCAGCCACAAGCTGCTCGTCCGCGCCGGGTACGTCCGCCGCTCCTCCGCCGGCATCTGGACGTGGCTGCCGCTGGGCAAGAAGGTCCTGGAGAACGTCTCCCGCATCGTGCGCGAGGAGATGGACGCCATCGGCGGCCAGGAGGTCCTGCTGCCGGCCCTGCTGCCCAAGGAGCCCTACGAGGCCAGCGGCCGCTGGGAGGAGTACGGCGACCTGCTCTTCCGCCTCAAGGACCGCAAGGGCGCCGACTACCTCCTCGGCCCCACCCACGAAGAGATCTTCACCCTCACGGTCAAGGACCAGTGCACGTCCTACAAGGACCTGCCGGTGATCCTCTACCAGATCCAGACCAAGTACCGCGACGAGGCCCGCCCCCGCTCCGGTGTGCTGCGCGGCCGCGAGTTCCAGATGAAGGACTCGTACAGCTTCGACACCACCGACGAGGGCCTGGAGCAGTCCTACGCCCTGCACCGCGAGGCCTACACCAAGATCTTCCAGCGGCTCGGCCTGGACTACCGCATCGTCTCCGCCGTCTCCGGCGCGATGGGCGGCTCCGCCTCCGAGGAGTTCCTGGCTCCCGCCGCCGCCGGTGAGGACACCTTCGTCGACTGCCCGGCCTGCGACTACGCCGCCAACACCGAGGCAGTCACGGTCAAGGTCGAGGCCGCCGACGGCTCGGCGCACGGCCCCGTCGAGGAGCTGGACACCCCCGACACCCCGACCATCGAAACCCTCGCCGAGCACCTTGGCGTACCGGCCTCGGCGACCCTGAAGAACCTCCTGGTCAAGGTCGACGGCGAGATCGTCGCGGTCGGTGTCCCCGGCCACCGCGAGGTCGACCTCGGCAAGCTCGGCGAGCACCTGGCACCGGCCACCGTCGAGCTGGTCACCGCCGAGGACTTCACCGACCGCCCCGAGCTGGTCCGCGGCTACGTCGGCCCGCAGGGCCTGGCCGGCAAGGCGTTCCGCTACATCGCCGACCCGCGTATCGCCCCCGGCACCGCCTGGGTCACCGGCGCCAACAAGGAGGGCAAGCACGCCAGGAACGTCGTCGCCGGCCGGGACTTCGAGGTCGACGACTACCTCGACGTGGTCGTCGTCGAGCCCGGTGACCCCTGCCCGAAGTGCGGCACCGGCCTGAAGATCGACCGCGCCATCGAGATCGGCCACATCTTCCAGCTCGGCCGCAAGTACGCGGACGCCTTCGGGCTCGATGTGCTCGGCCAGAACGGCAAGCCCGCCCGGGTGACCATGGGCTCGTACGGCATCGGCGTCTCCCGCGCGGTGGCCGCCCTCGCCGAGCAGACCCACGACGAGAAGGGTCTGTGCTGGCCCCGCGAGGTCGCCCCGGCCGATGTGCTCGTCGTCGCGGCCGGCAAGGCCAAGCAGACCGAGCTCGCCCTGGAGGCCGGCGAACAGCTCGGCGCCGCGGGCCTGCGGGTCCTCGTCGACGACCGGGCCGGCGTCTCGCCCGGCGTGAAGTTCACCGACGCCGAACTGCTCGGCGTGCCGACCATCGTCGTCGCGGGCCGCCGCGCCGCCGAGGGCGTCGTCGAGGTCAAGGACCGCCGCACCGGCGAGCGCGAGGAGCTGACGGTCGAGGAGGCCGTCGCCCGCCTCGGCGCGTAA
- a CDS encoding aminoglycoside phosphotransferase family protein, giving the protein MATAPIEPPQRLVSSLSGDPESPVRQWLDALPTLVQQRLEAWDLTLERVQAPGGRSSLVALVRQKDQSPAALKFPVPGRVSGHEGAALEVWDGWGAVRLLRSDAASGALLLERLQGGVSLRSLPEAKALLEAAGTVRRLWVPAAPEHPFETLAGRTEEAAEALRTAGALTESAAPLVDQALELRRALPEGSDEHFVLHGAFRQGKVLAGERAPWLAVGPSPVVGERAYDLASLVLDRFEDLAAGSGAAAAARRRVAKLADSLEVDRDRLRDWTLYRAVDIGVREAAVGDRQRGELLLEFAAWL; this is encoded by the coding sequence ATGGCAACGGCACCCATCGAACCGCCGCAGCGGTTGGTGAGTTCGCTGAGCGGCGATCCGGAAAGTCCCGTACGGCAGTGGCTCGATGCGCTGCCGACGCTGGTTCAGCAGCGGCTGGAGGCCTGGGATCTGACGCTGGAGCGGGTGCAGGCCCCCGGTGGCCGCAGCAGTCTGGTCGCCCTCGTACGGCAGAAGGACCAGTCGCCCGCCGCGCTGAAGTTCCCGGTGCCCGGGCGGGTGTCGGGGCACGAGGGGGCGGCGCTGGAGGTCTGGGACGGCTGGGGCGCGGTGCGGCTGCTGCGGTCCGATGCCGCCAGCGGTGCGCTGTTGCTGGAGCGGCTGCAGGGCGGTGTGTCGCTGCGGTCGCTGCCGGAGGCCAAGGCGCTCCTGGAGGCGGCGGGTACGGTGCGGCGGCTGTGGGTGCCGGCGGCCCCGGAGCATCCCTTCGAGACGCTGGCCGGGCGTACCGAGGAGGCCGCGGAGGCGCTGCGGACGGCCGGGGCGCTGACCGAGTCGGCCGCGCCGCTGGTGGACCAGGCGCTGGAGCTGCGGCGCGCCCTTCCGGAGGGGTCCGACGAGCACTTTGTGCTGCACGGCGCGTTCCGGCAGGGCAAGGTGCTGGCCGGTGAGCGGGCACCCTGGCTGGCGGTCGGCCCGTCGCCGGTGGTGGGCGAGCGAGCGTACGACCTGGCGTCCCTGGTGCTGGACCGGTTCGAGGATCTGGCGGCGGGGTCCGGCGCGGCTGCCGCGGCCCGCCGCAGGGTGGCCAAGCTGGCCGACTCCCTGGAGGTGGACCGGGACCGGCTGCGCGACTGGACGCTGTACCGGGCGGTGGACATCGGTGTACGGGAGGCGGCGGTGGGCGACCGGCAGCGCGGCGAGCTGCTGCTGGAGTTCGCGGCCTGGCTGTAG
- a CDS encoding ferritin-like domain-containing protein, whose amino-acid sequence MRATAVHGRNGREDADGGHDELTAVQAALAAEHAAVYGYGVVGGRVAGDRRKEAQAAYDGHRARRDALRREVRDLGGTPRAAAAAYELPFPVPDAAAALRLAAELEDRLAAVYADLVRAGAAARRTEAAAALREAAVRAVRWRGSGVAFPGLVERAAAATGSGAGAASASAGAL is encoded by the coding sequence ATGAGGGCCACAGCGGTGCACGGCAGGAACGGGCGGGAGGACGCGGACGGCGGGCACGACGAGCTGACCGCGGTGCAGGCGGCGCTGGCCGCCGAGCATGCGGCGGTCTACGGCTACGGCGTGGTCGGCGGGCGGGTCGCCGGCGACCGGCGGAAGGAGGCGCAGGCCGCGTACGACGGGCATCGTGCGCGCCGGGACGCGCTGCGCCGCGAGGTGCGCGACCTGGGCGGTACCCCGCGTGCCGCGGCCGCCGCCTACGAACTGCCCTTCCCGGTCCCGGACGCGGCCGCCGCCCTCCGGCTGGCGGCGGAGCTGGAGGACCGGCTGGCGGCCGTCTACGCGGATCTCGTACGGGCCGGCGCCGCGGCCCGGCGCACCGAGGCGGCGGCCGCGCTGCGCGAGGCAGCGGTGCGGGCGGTGCGCTGGCGCGGCAGCGGCGTAGCCTTCCCTGGGCTCGTGGAGCGGGCCGCGGCCGCCACCGGCTCCGGCGCCGGCGCCGCGAGCGCTTCCGCGGGCGCGCTCTGA
- the rimP gene encoding ribosome maturation factor RimP, translating into MSTTQSERLRGLLEPLVAARDLDLEEIEVTPAGKRRVLRIVVDSDEGVQLDECAELSREASQVLDDSDVMGGAPYTLEVTSPGADRPLTELRHYRRAVGRLIKAQLHEGGELVARITAVDDSGLDLEVPGVKGRKPTTRRVSFDEIAKARVELEFNRKADKADKRDAQQDEKIDENKEEA; encoded by the coding sequence ATGAGCACGACCCAGAGCGAGAGGCTGCGCGGATTGCTTGAACCGCTCGTCGCCGCGCGAGACCTGGATCTGGAAGAGATCGAGGTGACACCGGCAGGCAAGCGGCGGGTGCTGAGGATCGTGGTCGATTCCGACGAGGGCGTCCAGTTGGACGAGTGTGCCGAGCTGAGCCGTGAGGCCTCCCAGGTCCTGGACGACTCCGATGTGATGGGCGGCGCCCCGTACACCCTTGAGGTGACCTCTCCCGGCGCCGACCGCCCGCTGACCGAGCTGCGGCACTACCGCCGCGCCGTCGGCCGCCTCATCAAGGCCCAACTCCACGAGGGCGGCGAGCTGGTGGCACGGATCACCGCCGTCGACGACTCGGGGCTGGACCTCGAGGTGCCGGGTGTCAAGGGCCGCAAGCCGACCACCCGCCGGGTCTCCTTCGACGAGATCGCCAAGGCGCGGGTCGAGCTGGAGTTCAACCGCAAGGCCGACAAGGCCGACAAGCGTGACGCGCAGCAGGACGAGAAGATCGACGAGAACAAGGAGGAGGCGTAG
- the nusA gene encoding transcription termination factor NusA — protein MDIDMSALRGLVREKEISFDLLVEAIESALLIAYHRTEGSRRRARVELDRNTGHVTVWAKEDPEDLEEGAEPREFDDTPSGFGRIAATTAKQVILQRLRDAEEEITFGEFAGREGDVITGVVQQGKDPKNVLVDIGPMEAMLPVQEQVPGEDYAHGTRLRSYVVRVAKGVRGPSVTLSRTHPNLVKKLFAMEVPEIADGSVEISAIAREAGHRTKIAVRSARSGLNAKGACIGPMGGRVRAVMAELHGEKIDIVDWSDDPAELVANALSPARVSKVEVVDLAARSARVTVPDYQLSLAIGKEGQNARLAARLTGWRIDIRPDTEQPAPQD, from the coding sequence GTGGATATCGACATGAGTGCCCTGCGGGGACTGGTGCGGGAGAAGGAGATCTCGTTCGACCTGCTGGTCGAGGCGATCGAGTCGGCCCTCCTCATTGCCTACCACCGCACCGAGGGCAGCCGCCGGCGGGCGCGGGTGGAGCTGGACCGCAACACCGGCCATGTGACGGTGTGGGCGAAGGAGGATCCGGAGGACCTGGAGGAGGGCGCCGAGCCCCGCGAATTCGACGACACCCCCTCCGGTTTCGGGCGGATCGCCGCGACCACCGCCAAGCAGGTCATCCTGCAGCGGCTGCGGGACGCCGAGGAGGAGATCACCTTCGGCGAGTTCGCCGGGCGTGAGGGCGATGTCATCACCGGCGTCGTCCAGCAGGGCAAGGACCCCAAGAACGTCCTGGTGGACATCGGCCCGATGGAGGCCATGCTGCCGGTGCAGGAGCAGGTCCCCGGCGAGGACTATGCGCACGGCACCCGGCTGCGCTCGTACGTCGTCCGGGTGGCCAAGGGCGTCCGCGGCCCGTCCGTGACGCTGTCGCGCACCCACCCCAATCTGGTGAAGAAGCTCTTCGCGATGGAGGTCCCGGAGATCGCGGACGGCTCGGTGGAGATCTCCGCCATCGCCCGCGAGGCCGGCCACCGCACCAAGATCGCCGTACGGTCCGCCCGCTCCGGCCTGAACGCCAAGGGCGCCTGCATCGGCCCGATGGGCGGCCGGGTGCGCGCCGTGATGGCCGAGCTGCACGGTGAGAAGATCGACATCGTGGACTGGTCGGACGACCCGGCCGAGCTGGTGGCGAACGCGCTGTCGCCGGCCCGGGTCAGCAAGGTCGAGGTCGTGGACCTGGCGGCCCGTTCCGCCCGGGTGACCGTCCCCGATTACCAGCTGTCGCTGGCCATCGGCAAGGAAGGGCAGAATGCCCGGCTCGCCGCCCGTCTCACGGGCTGGCGGATCGACATCCGTCCGGACACCGAGCAGCCCGCACCGCAGGACTGA
- a CDS encoding YlxR family protein, whose product MSGRTHARACPERTCLGCRERAAKGDLLRIVVIEGECVPDPRGTLPGRGAYVHPTLVCLDLAVRRRAFNRAYRARGPFDATALRRFIERTPVEQPPLQ is encoded by the coding sequence GTGTCTGGTCGGACGCATGCCCGCGCATGCCCTGAGCGAACCTGTCTGGGATGCCGGGAGCGAGCGGCCAAGGGTGATTTGCTGCGCATCGTGGTGATCGAGGGTGAGTGTGTCCCCGATCCTCGCGGTACGCTGCCCGGCCGGGGTGCTTACGTGCACCCGACACTGGTCTGCCTCGACCTGGCGGTTCGCCGCCGGGCGTTCAACCGGGCCTACCGGGCCCGGGGACCGTTCGACGCGACGGCGCTGCGCCGGTTCATCGAGCGGACGCCCGTCGAGCAGCCGCCGTTGCAATAA
- the infB gene encoding translation initiation factor IF-2 — protein MAKVRVYELAKEFGVESKVVMAKLQELGEFVRSASSTIEAPVVRKLTDAFQAGSGNGRAAGKPAAPRKSAPAKPSAPSPAQAGGTSPAPKAAGERPAAPKPGAPKPGPAAPAPAPAPAAAAEAPQAPAAPKSTPAAGPTPGPRPTPAPKAPAPKPAPAAPAQPEFQAPPSAPAAPAAGQSAPRPGAPGPRPARPAPGQGGQGGQGGQGRGNAPRPGGERPAARPGGRPSGPRPGNNPFTSGGSTGMARPQAPRPGGAPRPGGQGGPGGPRPQGGGQGGPRPQGGGQGGARPTPGGMPRPQGAAPGGAPRPGGGGGNRPNPGMMPQRPAAGPRPGPGGGGGRGPGGAGRPGGGGGGGRPGGGGFAGRPGGGGGGGRPGGGGGGFAGRPGGPGGGGGFGGRPGFAGRPGGPGGRGGTQGAFGRPGGPARRGRKSKRQRRQEYEAMQAPSVGGIMLPRGNGATVRLSRGASLTDFAEKINANPASLVQVMLNLGEMVTATQSVTDETLHLLADEMNYVVEIVSPEEEDRELLESFDIDFGENEGGEEMLVARPPVVTVMGHVDHGKTRLLDAIRKTNVIAGEAGGITQHIGAYQVATEVNDEERRITFIDTPGHEAFTAMRARGAKSTDIAILVVAANDGVMPQTIEALNHAKAAEVPIVVAVNKIDVEGADPTKVRGQLTEFGLVAEEYGGDTMFVDISAREGLNIEQLLEAVVLTADASLDLRANAEQDAQGIAIEAHLDRGRGAVATVLVQRGTLRVGETMVVGDAYGRVRAMLDDKGNHVEEAGPSTPVLVLGLTNVPGAGDNFLVVDEDRTARQIAEKRAARERNAAFAKRTRRVSLEDLDKVLKAGEVQQLNLIIKGDASGSVEALESSLLQLDVGEEVDIRVLHRGVGAVTESDINLASGSDAIVIGFNVRAEGRATQMADREGVDVRYYSVIYQAIEEIEAALKGMLKPEYEEVELGTAEIREIFRSSKLGNIAGVLIRSGEVKRNTKARLVRDGKVVAEDLNIQGLRRFKDDVTEIREGFEGGINLGNFNDIKIDDVIATYEMREKPRG, from the coding sequence GTGGCTAAGGTCCGGGTATACGAACTCGCCAAGGAGTTCGGCGTTGAGAGCAAGGTCGTCATGGCCAAGCTCCAAGAACTTGGTGAATTCGTCCGTTCGGCGTCCTCGACGATCGAGGCGCCGGTTGTTCGCAAGCTGACCGACGCTTTCCAGGCAGGCAGTGGCAATGGCCGCGCCGCCGGTAAGCCCGCGGCGCCGCGCAAGTCGGCCCCCGCGAAGCCGTCCGCGCCGTCTCCGGCGCAGGCCGGTGGCACCTCCCCTGCCCCCAAGGCAGCGGGAGAGCGTCCTGCTGCCCCGAAGCCGGGCGCCCCCAAGCCGGGCCCCGCGGCTCCGGCTCCGGCTCCGGCCCCCGCGGCCGCCGCCGAGGCGCCGCAGGCCCCCGCAGCACCCAAGAGCACTCCCGCCGCCGGCCCCACCCCGGGCCCGCGGCCCACGCCGGCCCCGAAGGCGCCGGCACCCAAGCCCGCTCCGGCCGCCCCCGCGCAGCCCGAGTTCCAGGCTCCGCCGTCCGCGCCGGCCGCTCCCGCCGCCGGCCAGTCGGCTCCCCGTCCCGGTGCCCCCGGCCCGCGTCCGGCCCGTCCGGCGCCCGGCCAGGGTGGTCAGGGCGGTCAGGGTGGACAGGGCCGCGGTAACGCTCCGCGTCCCGGTGGCGAGCGTCCGGCCGCGCGTCCCGGCGGCCGTCCCTCCGGCCCCCGTCCGGGCAACAACCCCTTCACGTCCGGTGGCTCCACGGGCATGGCCCGTCCGCAGGCCCCCCGCCCCGGTGGCGCCCCGCGTCCCGGCGGCCAGGGCGGTCCCGGCGGCCCGCGTCCGCAGGGCGGCGGCCAGGGCGGCCCCCGTCCCCAGGGCGGCGGCCAGGGCGGCGCGCGTCCCACCCCCGGTGGTATGCCCCGTCCGCAGGGTGCCGCTCCCGGTGGCGCTCCGCGTCCCGGCGGTGGCGGCGGTAACCGTCCGAACCCGGGCATGATGCCGCAGCGTCCCGCTGCCGGCCCGCGTCCGGGCCCCGGTGGTGGCGGCGGTCGCGGTCCCGGCGGTGCCGGTCGTCCCGGCGGCGGTGGCGGCGGCGGTCGTCCCGGTGGCGGCGGCTTCGCCGGTCGTCCCGGCGGCGGTGGCGGCGGCGGTCGTCCCGGTGGCGGTGGCGGCGGTTTCGCCGGTCGTCCCGGCGGTCCCGGTGGTGGCGGCGGCTTCGGCGGTCGTCCCGGCTTCGCCGGTCGTCCCGGCGGCCCCGGTGGCCGTGGTGGCACACAGGGTGCGTTCGGCCGTCCCGGCGGTCCGGCGCGTCGTGGCCGCAAGTCGAAGCGGCAGAGGCGTCAGGAGTACGAGGCCATGCAGGCCCCGTCGGTGGGCGGCATCATGCTGCCCCGTGGCAACGGTGCGACGGTTCGCCTGTCGCGCGGTGCCTCGCTGACGGACTTCGCCGAGAAGATCAACGCCAACCCGGCGTCGCTCGTCCAGGTCATGCTGAACCTGGGTGAGATGGTCACCGCGACCCAGTCGGTCACCGACGAGACGCTGCACCTGCTCGCCGACGAGATGAACTACGTCGTCGAGATCGTCAGCCCGGAGGAGGAGGACCGCGAGCTTCTCGAGTCCTTCGACATCGACTTCGGTGAGAACGAGGGCGGCGAGGAAATGCTCGTCGCGCGTCCGCCGGTGGTGACCGTCATGGGTCACGTCGACCACGGTAAGACGCGACTGCTGGACGCGATCCGCAAGACGAACGTCATCGCAGGCGAGGCCGGCGGCATCACCCAGCACATCGGTGCCTACCAGGTCGCGACCGAGGTCAACGACGAAGAGCGTCGGATCACCTTCATCGACACCCCGGGTCACGAGGCGTTCACCGCCATGCGTGCCCGTGGTGCCAAGTCGACCGACATCGCGATCCTCGTGGTGGCGGCCAACGACGGTGTCATGCCGCAGACGATCGAGGCGCTGAACCACGCCAAGGCGGCCGAGGTGCCGATCGTGGTCGCGGTCAACAAGATCGACGTCGAGGGCGCCGACCCGACCAAGGTGCGCGGCCAGCTCACCGAGTTCGGTCTGGTGGCCGAGGAGTACGGCGGCGACACCATGTTCGTCGACATCTCCGCCCGTGAGGGTCTGAACATCGAGCAGCTGCTCGAGGCCGTGGTTCTGACCGCGGACGCCTCGCTCGACCTGCGCGCCAACGCGGAGCAGGACGCGCAGGGCATCGCGATCGAGGCCCACCTCGACCGTGGCCGCGGCGCCGTGGCGACCGTCCTGGTCCAGCGCGGCACGCTCCGCGTCGGCGAGACGATGGTGGTCGGCGACGCGTACGGCCGGGTCCGGGCCATGCTCGACGACAAGGGCAACCACGTCGAGGAGGCCGGTCCTTCGACCCCGGTCCTGGTCCTGGGTCTGACCAACGTCCCGGGCGCCGGCGACAACTTCCTGGTGGTCGACGAGGACCGTACGGCCCGTCAGATCGCCGAGAAGCGCGCGGCGCGCGAGCGCAACGCGGCCTTCGCCAAGCGCACCCGCCGGGTGTCCCTCGAGGACCTGGACAAGGTGCTCAAGGCCGGCGAGGTCCAGCAGCTCAACCTCATCATCAAGGGTGACGCTTCTGGTTCCGTCGAGGCCCTGGAGTCCTCGCTGCTCCAGCTCGACGTCGGCGAAGAGGTCGACATCCGCGTGCTGCACCGCGGCGTCGGTGCGGTCACGGAGTCCGACATCAACCTGGCGTCCGGCTCCGACGCGATCGTCATCGGCTTCAACGTGCGCGCCGAAGGCCGTGCCACGCAGATGGCCGACCGCGAGGGCGTCGACGTCCGGTACTACTCGGTCATCTACCAGGCGATCGAGGAGATCGAGGCGGCCCTCAAGGGCATGCTGAAGCCGGAGTACGAGGAGGTCGAGCTCGGTACCGCGGAGATCCGCGAGATCTTCCGCTCGTCCAAGCTCGGCAACATCGCGGGTGTGCTCATCCGCTCCGGCGAGGTCAAGCGCAACACCAAGGCGCGCCTGGTCCGCGACGGCAAGGTCGTGGCCGAGGACCTCAACATCCAGGGTCTGCGCCGCTTCAAGGACGACGTCACCGAGATCCGCGAAGGCTTCGAGGGCGGTATCAACCTCGGAAACTTCAACGACATCAAGATCGACGACGTCATCGCGACGTACGAGATGCGCGAGAAGCCGCGCGGCTGA
- a CDS encoding DUF503 domain-containing protein, whose protein sequence is MYVGTLSFDLLLGDVRSLKEKRSVVRPIVAELHRKFAVSVAEVGDQDLHRRATIGLAVVSGDTGHLTDVMDRCERLVAARPEVELLSVHRRLHGDDD, encoded by the coding sequence ATGTACGTAGGGACGCTGTCCTTCGACCTGCTTCTCGGCGACGTACGGTCGCTGAAGGAGAAGCGCTCCGTCGTCCGCCCGATCGTCGCCGAGCTGCACCGCAAATTCGCGGTGAGCGTCGCGGAGGTCGGGGACCAGGATCTGCACCGCAGGGCCACCATCGGCCTGGCGGTGGTATCCGGGGACACGGGACATCTCACCGATGTCATGGACCGCTGCGAGCGCCTGGTCGCCGCACGGCCCGAAGTGGAGCTGCTGTCGGTACACCGGCGGCTGCACGGCGACGATGACTGA
- the rbfA gene encoding 30S ribosome-binding factor RbfA codes for MADNARAKKLADLIREVVAQKLQRGIKDPRLGSHVTITDTRVTGDLREATVFYTVYGDDEERASAAAGLESAKGILRSAVGAAAGTKFTPTLAFVPDALPENAKTIDNLLDKARASDAKVREVSSGAQYAGEADPYRKPGEDDDEGTAAE; via the coding sequence GTGGCCGACAATGCGCGGGCGAAGAAGCTGGCGGACCTCATCCGGGAGGTGGTCGCCCAGAAGCTGCAGCGCGGTATCAAGGACCCGCGGCTCGGTTCGCACGTGACCATCACGGACACCCGGGTCACCGGCGACCTGCGGGAGGCTACGGTCTTCTACACGGTCTACGGCGATGACGAGGAACGGGCCAGCGCCGCCGCCGGGCTGGAGAGCGCCAAGGGCATCCTGCGCTCCGCGGTCGGGGCGGCGGCGGGGACGAAGTTCACGCCGACCCTGGCCTTCGTGCCGGACGCCCTGCCGGAGAACGCGAAGACGATCGACAACCTGCTCGACAAGGCACGGGCCTCGGACGCCAAGGTGCGCGAGGTCTCCTCGGGCGCCCAGTACGCCGGCGAGGCCGACCCGTACCGCAAGCCGGGCGAGGACGACGACGAGGGCACCGCGGCAGAATGA